The Nocardia sp. NBC_00508 nucleotide sequence TTCGCCCAGTTGGGCGCCGACGAACCCGATCTGCTCGCCATCACCGTCAGCGAGACCAGGCACCTGCCCGTCGACGCGGTGCAGCGATACCGGCGGGTCCGCCTGGACTGCATCGCCCAGTGGGGCCGCATGTTGCAGGCCGTCCGGCCCGAGTTGTCTCCCCCGGTCGCGCGCGTGCTGATTCGCGCCGTGGCCACCGTGGTCATCGACGCCGTCCGCAATCCACGTTTTCGATGGCGCGTCGATCTGGTCGACGTCCTGGTGGCGATCGGAGAAGGGATCGAATCGGCGCCGGTCCGCGGTCGAGTTTCCACATAGTGATTTACGCCACTTAGTCGCTATTCACTTATCCGGGCCAATCCTGCGCTATCAGCGAATAGGAGGCAACCGGACGCTCGACCATGAACTTAGTGGTAATTAACTTCGAATTGATTTCGGGTCATCCGTACCGCACAGTATGCCGTGGGTGATCACCGATCCGTGCGCCCTACCGCATCCCTCGCCGATACAGCGGCCGGTTTCCCGAAAGGCATTTGGCCCGTGAGCCATTACAAGAGCAACGTGCGCGATCTCGAGTTCAACTTGTTCGAGGTGTACGGACTCGACGCCATCTTGCAGTCAGGAGCGTTCGGCGACCTGGACGGCGACACCGTGCGGTCGATGCTGGCCGAGGCGGCGCGCCTGGCCGAAGGGCCGGTCGCCGAACCGTACGCTGAGTCGGATCGCAACCCACCGGTTTTCGATCCGGCCACCCACTCGGTCAGCCTCCCGGAATCGTTCAAGAAAGCTGTGCGCGCCTGGCAGGACGCCGAGTGGTGGCGCGTAGGCAAGACCGAGGCGATCGGCGGCGTACCCGCTCCCGCCATGGTGAGCTGGGCGATCAGCGAATTCGTCCTGGGCGCACAGCCAGCGGCCTACCTGTACCTGACCGGCGCGATCATGGCCCACATCACGCACGGCATCGGCACCGCGGAGCAGAAGCGCTGGGCCGAGCTCATGGCCGAACGCAACTGGGGCGCCACCATGGTGCTGACCGAGCCCGATGCCGGTTCCGACGTGGGCGCCGGCCGCACCAAGGCGATCCAGCAGGAGGACGGCTCCTGGCACATCGAGGGCGTGAAGCGGTTCATCACCTCCGCCGACTCCGACGACCTGTTCGAGAACATCATGCACCTGGTGCTGGCCCGCCCCGAGGGCGCGGGAGCCGGCACCAAGGGCCTGTCGCTGTTCTTCGTGCCGAAGTTCCACTTCGACCACCAGACCGGCGAGATCGGTGAGCGCAACGGCGCCTTCGTCACCAACGTCGAGCACAAGATGGGCCTGAAGGCCTCCACCACCTGTGAGGTCACCTTCGGCGGGCACGGCATCCCGGCCAAGGGCTGGCTGGCCGGTGAAGTGCACAACGGCATCGCGCAGATGTTCAAGGTGATCGAGGAAGCCCGCATGATGGTGGGCACCAAAGCGATCGCCACCCTGTCCACCGGCTACCTCAATGCCCTCGAATACGCCAAGACCCGCGTGCAGGGCAGCGACCTGACGCAGATGGCGGACAAGGCGGCGCCAAAGGTGACCATCACCCACCACGCCGACGTGCGCCGGGCACTGATGATGCAGAAGGCGTACGCGGAAGGCCTGCGCGCGATCTACCTCTACACCGCTGGACACCAGAACGACATTGTGGCCCAGCATATCTCGGGTGCGGACGCGGAACTCGCCGCGCGGGTCAATGATCTGCTGCTGCCGATCGTCAAGGGTGTCGGTTCGGAGCGGGCCTACCAGTACCTCACCGAGTCGCTGCAGACCCTGGGTGGTTCCGGCTTCCTGCAGGACTACCCGATCGAGCAGTACATCCGGGACGCGAAGATCGACTCGCTGTACGAGGGCACCACCGCCATCCAGGCGCAGGACTTCTTCTTCCGCAAGATCGCCCGCGACCACGGCGTCGCGCTGGCCCACGTCGCCGGGAAGATACGGGAAACAGCGGAGTCCACCACCGGCAACGGCCGCCTGAAGGCCGAGAAGGTGCTGCTGGCCACCGCGCTGGAGGACGTCCAGGACATGGCGGGCAGGTTCACCCAGCACCTGCTCGCCGCGCAGGAAAGTCCCACCGAGCTGTACAAGATCGGACTCAACTCGGTGCGATTCCTGCTCGCAGTCGGCGACCTGCTCGTCGCGTGGCGGCTGATCGTCGCCGCCGAGATCGCTCTCGCCGCCCTCGATTCCGGCACCGGCGACCGGGATCGTGCGTTCTACGAGGGCAAAGTCGCCGTCGCGTCCTTCTTCGCCAAGACCGTCCTCCCCCACCTCAGCGCTGAATGGTCGGTCATCTCCGATGTCGACATCAGCGTCATGGAACTGGACGAAGCCGCGTTCTGACACCAGAGCCTGAACACGTGGGCTCGCCGGGTCACCTGGTCCCGGCAGTCACCGCTCCCGCGGCCAGATGGCACTGGCCGCGGGAGCGGAAAAAAATGACATCCGCGCTGCTCGTCGTTTAGCATTTCACTGTGCCGTCGCAGTAGTGGATGGGTCGCGTTCGTCCTCCCCGGTCGGCATTGGCATGGCCCGGCCACCTGCACATTCCGGAGCCATTGACGATGAGGGTTGCCTGAGCTTCAGGGCAAGAATTCGATTCCAGTAAGGCACGCAGCCGAACCATCTCGTTGACGCAGTGTCGATGCGTTGCATCGCTGCTCGAACGAGCAAGCTGGCGGTATCCAGTTCCATCCGGCAGGACGGAGGACGAGTTATGGCGCTCGAGGAGTACCGGCGGGGAACA carries:
- a CDS encoding acyl-CoA dehydrogenase, with protein sequence MSHYKSNVRDLEFNLFEVYGLDAILQSGAFGDLDGDTVRSMLAEAARLAEGPVAEPYAESDRNPPVFDPATHSVSLPESFKKAVRAWQDAEWWRVGKTEAIGGVPAPAMVSWAISEFVLGAQPAAYLYLTGAIMAHITHGIGTAEQKRWAELMAERNWGATMVLTEPDAGSDVGAGRTKAIQQEDGSWHIEGVKRFITSADSDDLFENIMHLVLARPEGAGAGTKGLSLFFVPKFHFDHQTGEIGERNGAFVTNVEHKMGLKASTTCEVTFGGHGIPAKGWLAGEVHNGIAQMFKVIEEARMMVGTKAIATLSTGYLNALEYAKTRVQGSDLTQMADKAAPKVTITHHADVRRALMMQKAYAEGLRAIYLYTAGHQNDIVAQHISGADAELAARVNDLLLPIVKGVGSERAYQYLTESLQTLGGSGFLQDYPIEQYIRDAKIDSLYEGTTAIQAQDFFFRKIARDHGVALAHVAGKIRETAESTTGNGRLKAEKVLLATALEDVQDMAGRFTQHLLAAQESPTELYKIGLNSVRFLLAVGDLLVAWRLIVAAEIALAALDSGTGDRDRAFYEGKVAVASFFAKTVLPHLSAEWSVISDVDISVMELDEAAF